From the Spodoptera frugiperda isolate SF20-4 chromosome 16, AGI-APGP_CSIRO_Sfru_2.0, whole genome shotgun sequence genome, one window contains:
- the LOC118280667 gene encoding U3 small nucleolar ribonucleoprotein protein MPP10, protein MACPVLEDITGKFNSFTEKPVKFLAVQSDLKDDIKNLVKSLYDYTKTQETVDKKVKKAALPEMIVQDFDEEQIWQQIELQNTECWDQLVWDVANCMSSKTNLEFPVTISKEDSNEKNNVDSDKLISEDEEHSESEKSDQNEDEDEINEKPKKKKTTAPKSKGKSSIVDDQFFKLQDMEKFLLHEERNEGKKPREDDSDEESIDLFNDIDDDDGSNDEEGGKEAMYSDFFNQDEENGDEYENGEVDENGDLNDEEVDEEMDAEEDQSDQEPPKKDNKKKVKFALADSSSDDDDESVDSDTPTNNNKIQPDEKKSEFEQRQLRLKQQIEKLEQKTLSEAPWQLKGEVDALKRPQNSLLEEVVDFDLTSRPPPIITEQTTVTLEELIRRRIKDKAWDDVEKKEKPVDDQLSFRKNVVLDHAKSKLSLAQVYEAEYLKQKQAASGEVEEEKEPEAHTEIRETMNKLFAKLDALCHYHYTPKAPQAEVKIVSNTPAISMEEVAPVATSDATLLAPEEVKRKRKGELMSKEERTQTDKNRERRKKKKLQRQKGKVAKVTEHRNTEKGAVATCPKTSKAFFEQLTNDSRSLIKKNNVKNKGQ, encoded by the coding sequence ATGGCGTGTCCAGTACTGGAAGATATAACTGGTAAATTCAATAGTTTCACTGAGAAACCAGTAAAATTTCTCGCTGTTCAAAGTGACCTTAAAGATGATATTAAAAACTTGGTTAAATCACTTTATGATTATACGAAAACTCAAGAAACTGTGGATAAAAAGGTGAAGAAGGCTGCGCTGCCGGAGATGATAGTTCAGGACTTCGACGAGGAACAGATATGGCAACAAATAGAACTTCAAAACACTGAATGTTGGGACCAGCTTGTGTGGGATGTAGCTAATTGTATGTCCAGTAAAACTAACCTGGAGTTCCCTGTCACGATTTCTAAGGAAGACAGTAACGAGAAAAATAATGTAGATAGCGATAAATTAATTTCTGAAGATGAGGAACACTCAGAATCAGAGAAATCCGACCAAAACGAAGATGAAGACGAAATTAATGAAAAACCTAAGAAAAAGAAGACAACGGCTCCTAAATCTAAGGGTAAGAGTTCAATAGTCGATGATCAGTTCTTCAAACTACAAGACATGGAGAAATTTCTATTACATGAGGAAAGGAATGAAGGTAAGAAACCTCGGGAAGATGACAGCGATGAAGAATCTATTGATTTGTTCAATGATATTGATGACGATGATGGTTCCAATGATGAGGAAGGTGGCAAAGAGGCCATGTACTCAGATTTCTTCAACCAGGATGAAGAAAATGGAGATGAGTATGAGAACGGTGAAGTTGATGAAAATGGAGACTTGAACGATGAAGAGGTTGATGAGGAAATGGATGCTGAAGAAGACCAGTCAGACCAAGAGCCTCCCAAAAAAGATAACAAGAAAAAAGTCAAGTTTGCATTAGCAGACTCATCTTCCGATGATGACGATGAGTCAGTAGACAGTGACACACccacaaacaacaataaaatacaaccaGACGAAAAGAAATCAGAATTCGAACAGCGACAGTTACGTTTGAAACAACAGATAGAAAAATTAGAACAGAAAACTTTGTCTGAAGCTCCTTGGCAGTTGAAAGGTGAGGTAGATGCTCTGAAACGTCCACAGAACTCTCTTCTTGAAGAAGTAGTAGACTTTGACCTCACAAGTAGACCACCGCCTATAATAACAGAGCAGACAACGGTCACATTAGAAGAACTAATCAGACGCAGGATAAAAGACAAAGCTTGGGACGATGTTGAGAAGAAAGAAAAACCAGTTGATGACCAACTGTCGTTCCGTAAGAACGTAGTACTAGATCATGCTAAGAGCAAACTAAGTTTAGCTCAAGTATACGAAGCTGAGTACTTGAAGCAAAAGCAAGCAGCATCTGGTGAAGTTGAAGAAGAGAAAGAACCAGAGGCTCACACCGAAATACGTGAAACAATGAATAAGTTATTTGCTAAATTAGATGCTCTATGCCACTATCACTACACACCAAAGGCACCGCAAGCTGAAGTGAAGATTGTGAGCAACACACCGGCTATATCAATGGAAGAAGTGGCTCCGGTAGCAACAAGTGATGCAACATTATTAGCTCCTGAGGAAGTAAAGAGGAAGCGTAAAGGAGAACTGATGAGCAAAGAAGAACGGACACAGACAGACAAGAATAGAGAAAGAAGGAAAAAGAAGAAGTTACAGCGGCAGAAAGGAAAAGTGGCAAAGGTGACAGAACATCGGAATACAGAGAAAGGTGCCGTAGCAACCTGCCCCAAGACGTCCAAGGCATTCTTCGAGCAGTTGACGAATGATTCTCGtagtttaattaagaaaaataatgtaaaaaataaaggacAATAa